Proteins from a genomic interval of Lacticaseibacillus pabuli:
- the ytpR gene encoding YtpR family tRNA-binding protein, with protein sequence MLITSYSPKVLGDTLIAITARDEASQRSERQGDIVQIKGKSGQLLGYNFFNASKILSDLGNNDGQVFLSAEQVAALNAAITAAGFTDELELDETPKFVIGVVTEFKAHPDSDHLHVAQVDLGNGLVKQIVCGAPNAALGQHAVAALPGAMMPDGKLIWPGALRGVDSYGMLCSARELGLPNAPQKRGILVLPDSVPAGTPFDFDKAEAFLAANQD encoded by the coding sequence ATGCTGATTACTAGTTACAGCCCCAAGGTTTTGGGTGATACCTTGATTGCCATTACTGCGCGCGATGAGGCTTCTCAGCGCTCTGAACGTCAGGGCGACATTGTCCAAATCAAGGGCAAATCCGGTCAGCTGCTGGGCTACAACTTTTTTAACGCCAGCAAGATTTTGTCCGATTTGGGCAACAACGATGGTCAGGTTTTCCTCAGCGCAGAACAAGTTGCTGCCCTTAATGCCGCCATCACTGCTGCCGGATTTACCGACGAACTGGAACTGGATGAGACACCCAAGTTTGTCATCGGGGTCGTGACAGAATTCAAAGCACATCCTGATTCCGACCACCTCCACGTTGCACAGGTTGACCTGGGCAATGGCTTGGTTAAGCAAATTGTCTGCGGGGCACCAAACGCTGCTTTGGGTCAGCATGCGGTTGCCGCACTCCCAGGGGCAATGATGCCTGATGGTAAATTAATCTGGCCTGGCGCACTGCGCGGGGTTGATAGTTACGGGATGCTTTGCTCGGCACGTGAACTCGGGTTGCCAAATGCCCCTCAAAAGCGCGGCATCCTGGTCCTTCCAGATTCCGTACCTGCAGGGACACCATTTGATTTCGACAAGGCCGAGGCATTCTTGGCTGCAAATCAAGACTAA